The genomic segment gaaaagaaaaggttttgaaTCCTTACATTCACTGTAACAAGGAAAAACAGAGATGTTGAGAAGATTGAAGTAATTGGGGCTGCATTCACATGCGTATGTATGTGTCCTGTTCTGGACGCATTTTCCTTCCCCACAGTACGCCCAATAGCAAgctatcatttttttttaacattagaGAAGTAGAGAAAGAATATaactatgttttttattttcattttcgttttttgTCTCAAAGTTTGATGGTGTCATATCCCTGTATTTAAGAAatagataatgatactttgacaacattttaatattatttatgtgttatccctatatttaaaaaatggataatgatattttgacaatattttaatattatttacgtgttattttgttattggttcaaaattacttcataatcaataataataattacaaacacCAATATGGATTAATTAcataatgacacgtagatggtgttaaatgttattaaaaaaatattttgaaagtataTTATCCTTAAGAAATACATGCATAAATTCCTCTTCGTCCAAAAAAAAACAGTTAGTGTCAACAAGAAAACTGTATTAATatgtttctttaaatataagacctaataaatcaaaatttgagatatggataaaaaacaaaataaacaaaaacataattaatcatattatatttCACTCATGACATGAATTTTTCTGAACTGGTAATTAAAATGTAACGTTTATAAGTCATTATTAATGAAGGAGCAGTGTCTCTTACGATCGAAAGCTGATAAGTTGTGTGGAAAACTCTTCTCTGGAACTGGTGGTGGTGCTGGTTGACAACCATAGTTCAAGCTACCTGGAGAAGATTCAACCGATTTTCATTAAACTAGTTTTTAAGcgttatttatataataacaaaaatttgtaattttttctaACACATGGATTCATCAAAACTGAGGATGGCAGGTTTAAATTACTCAAAGTAACCGAGAAAGACATTACATTGGGGAATGACACATGGAAGAAAGCTAGTGGCAAatttatcatcatcttcatcttgagTTCTCGTCCAGCCAGATTCGCATTCACAGATGAAGTTTAATGGGTAACTTGTGTTCACAACGCAGCTTCCTTTCCCACATTCCACTTCTTCACAAACCTTATCTGCAATATTTCATATCCGTATGTCACAGTTAAAGTCATAACACACTAATTTACCACCACTTTGTAGCCTTGCAGTTTTCATGCATTAGATGAATAGATAAAACAGAATAAGAtaagtttttcattttgttgAAGAGAGAGATGAGTTATGCACCAAGGAAAGAATCAGTAATATTATTGTCCCCTTTGGCTGCCAAGGGAAACAGCAGAAAAAGAAACATAGCCATGATGCCCAATAATCTGCAGGAACCCATTTGTTTTGGTATATCACAAAAGCAATAacagagagagaagaagaatcgCAGGTTTGAAGGTGTATGATGGAAGAAGGATTTGGGTTTGGTCTTTATAAATACAGTAAGAACTAAGAAGCCATATTTgtaacattaatattataagaGTTACTGTCTTTCTCACATTCGTATGCTTCACACGGCCAAGACTTTTGGGCTAGAAATTTGTGGCAGAAACCTCTCTCAAGTTCCATTCACTACACAGAACAATAAAGTAATCATTTTTTCCCCCAGATTTCTTCTTCCACTATCCgtttttgaagaaattttaagtgttttttcCTCTAGAAGAGTGGAAAGTAAGCAAAGGAAGCTTCTTTTTCTACTAAAAAATGACGTATCAATCCTTGTACTTCTATATTATAGTCTATAGTATACgtatttaagaaatatttaacgTCAAAGTTTGGACAAGTGTTACATTCTTACCAGAAGAATTGTTCTTATTCACATAGGAATTTTAGAAGTTTTCATCATTCAATAATATACAGTGCGTTCCTTTTAtgccatttttttttacaattttaacttttatatcaCTTTTCTTACATAAATATGTTCATGGAAAATAATAGTTttgatttgaatattatttaaaaataattgatttattttaccAACCCATATTTCAAATTTGTGTCGTGTTGTAAAAAGATCTCAAAATTGATTAGAAATGATAAGAGTAATGGGGAAGAAAGTCCAATGACatatttagttattaatttTGATTCCACGTTGAACATTAACTTCTAGATGCTGAGTTGAAGATAAATACAAGGATTGACCAACCACTACAAAAATCAGTTACGGTCACTCCAGGGCATGTAGGCAATAATACTTTAATACTCATCAAActttagtaaaatatttataacgaAATACCTTATATAACAAATAAGTGACAAATTGgttcattaaatattaaataaattttgttaaaattatagcAAAAAGAAACTTAAACCTTAATGTAATGACCTTAATAGCCCACCaacaatcataaaattaatatattttcttattcctTCACTCTAAAATATCATGCAACGGAAATAAATCAAAAgctaaatacaattataaattgcAATTATATATGAAAGTTTGCAATTATACATGAAAGTGTactaaataaagaaagaaaattgcaATTTACAAAACACCCCAAATAATAATAGCGCTTTATACAACTacctttaaaaaaatgtgatttacTTTAGACATAGTCATGGtccttataatttttatatggattaaattaattttcaaattgagaaaaaatatgaattcattaaatttactataagaaatcatgcttttatagTTAGAAAGAACTAAATTCTCATATATCTAAAGACCAAATTAtcagtttgaaaaaattaagaacTTTAGATCAAGTTTAaccgaaagaaaaaataaaaagtaaaaattctAATACAATTTATGTCAAACATTTACCATAATCCAAAAGGCTTTTGAAGTTAAAAACAAAGCAAGcacaaaataacattaaatgaaaaatagtgATGAATTATAAATTGGAATAAAAAAACtagaagattttaaaatataatattaaacttgtaagtaaatatgaaattaatatcGCTCGTCACCATAGCAATGAATTATAATGCAGCAAGttaatgaatattattaatacTACTTCGCATGAATTTATTTATTCCAGTATATATACTTTTACCTTATTATTTATTCATCAGTGATTTTTTGTATACAAATAAAGACAAAAAGGTGTATGaattattttctaaactttcattcaatcacaaatttaataagtttgtttactttaataataacaacttaaagatcatataaaaattagaaattagtttttaaatgattttctatataaaatattttagatcaAACTTACATATACATTAAACCCATGAATTACCATcgcataaaataaaacaaacgaaTATATTGCCATTTTCTTAGGTTGTACTAATTTCATACATATTTGCTTTTATAATCTAAATAACATGCTTTTGCATCTCTCTTTTTTTAAGATCGTAACAActcaatcaaaataaaattatctcaTACAATAAAACACTTCATCTAAGTATTTAACAACTATTCAGATTCAAACTGCTAATTAAACTAGAAAATTCTCttgtgaattttatttatttaattctgataatataaatatcaataaataaattttcagggATAATTTCTATAGCGCATAGCAATCTCtagtttatttttctacttAGAATTGTGTATAAAATAGTAACAATAGTGTATGAAGAATTTATGAATACAGTAGGATATAAACAATTACCTCTATATGTCAGTACATTTGCGTGTAAAAGTTTGATTAAAGGTTCCGGAAGAATCCTATGATGACAGCGCCACATGGCCCAGAAGGCTTCTAGGCCATATCTTATCTGTCGAATATGCACCAGTTCAGACTGAACAGTGCGCACACGCTCATGTATACTTCCAAAGACCACCCTATTCCTCTTAGAGAGGGCAACCTTAAGATTCTCTGATGAAGAACAAACAGGACAGCCAACATGTGTTCTTGGAGATAGTTTTGACAACATTCGCACATCCTTCATGATCATTCCACATGCCATGGAATGAAAAAGATGATTTTCTTCTGTATTCATTCTGTTGAAAAGACAAATATTGGATGGTGATTAGAATTGCACCTTATCAAAGTAGTACAGTCTCTAGTATTCCGGAATTACAAAAGCACGGTCCAATCGCATTTCAATTCTCGATGACCCCACCCGACCATTATTCCACACCATCTACGCATGCAATAAATTCTTCTCAAAACTGCATTTAATAACCAGGGACAATCAAGGATCCAACCAAAGCATTATAATTATCAGATAGGTCCTTCCATGGTTGCTTAACATGTAAAACTTTATTAGCTACATGGCATTTGctcaaattgaaatataataataggAAACAATTCAACACTACAGGAACACCAAAGATTTGGTAATAAGTGAACCCTGCCATTAACCGCAAAGTTTTTATATCATAAGGAGGACCAAAACCTAGGAGGAAATTTAGCATGATCCATCCAAGGTTCTGCAATAAGCAGAACATCCAGTTTATGCTCAGCACGTTTCTAGTGTTGGAATTTGCTAGAACGCTAGCATTCCAACACAATAACTGAAACTTCGTCAAAGGAGTTATTTCGTAACCCCCTCGAAGGATCTTGCTGCTAGCGTAAAGTGGCTTTTCTCTTCTCTGCTTCAATTTTGTCTTCTGCCATTTGGATAAATCCTTCTGAAAGGATGAGTTATCGGGTCGACCCTTATAATCACTTTTGAAGAATTACACTGCAAGTTACCACCATCTTCCTCAACCATGTCAACCCCAAAACCTAAACCTCATTCATATCATTTAGTATACATGCATAAGAGAATTTTCTGCTATGTTAGTTACATCACGATTATCATCCAGAATTATTTCCGGGTCCTAGAAAACTTCAGCATTAAACTTACAAACTAGAGTATCTATCATCAAGACAGCTTGAAAACTGGAGGAGTTTCTAAAACGTTAGGAAGAATTCTGCTCGCTCTCAGAAATTCCCTGAGAAAGAAAGACTGCTTTTTTGAAATACTTAAAAACCACAGGTGTGTCTACTTTGCGATTATCGGTGACAACCACAGTAGAGCTGTTGATTTTAGTATAAGTGGCGAAATGTCATTCTCCACATGAAAAACAAGGTTATTATCATTGTCAACCCTACTATCAACCCCTCGTTATCTTTCTCGAACTTCTAGATAACATGGGTCTTCTTTACAGAATGCTCACGACCACTTCGTTCCTGCAAAACATGACGACAAGAAGAAACAGTGTCCAATAATTTGGCATTTATCGCGAAATTCAGGGAATCTCTCTTACACAAGTGAAACAAAGAAGGCCTAATCTTCCCCTTCAACCAGTATTTGATATGGTAAATCATGCTTCATTATCAAGATCCTCAAGAGCCCTTGCAAACATTCCGCAAGAACGACGTCCCGTGAAGCCATCCAATGATAAAGGTACTCCTACACCACGTGCTATGGTGAGAAAACTTTTGGTCTCCAATCTTGAGAAAGGCCAAAAATTCTTACCCGGCACCATTCATAAGATTGTCTTACATATGAAGGTTGAAATCCGCTGTCCAAGTAACAAGCCGCTAGGATCCCGGATTAAGCTAACCACCAGCTAGCACACGGCTTAAGTCTTCTAcagttgaaaataaaatattcaaaaaggCCTTTCCAAAGGAAACTGCACTCCACCGACGAAAAAACCCGCTTCCGAAGTTTTTCAGCACAAGAGCAAAGATCTTACTTGATGAGACAGCTTTATCACTCTTCCAGATAGCACGATTAGAATTATTGGAGTCAAGACGACTCCATGGGATGACGAAGTTGGCCATGAATCATAAATTGATTCTCAGATGTTTTCTAGAATGTTGAACAAACTGATTAAGAGCCGCATTGTTACGATTTTATAACCATTCTCGTATACTAGTCCCACGTTAGGACACGGTTTGAACAGTGAATACGCGCAAAAGGGATCATGTTACAGACATCAGTGAGAAGTCAACTTCTCAGATAAATAATGAATAACAAGACATGAATCGATATCAATACCCAAATATTAGAAGCCGAAACTATAAAATTCAGACAAAATGGCAGAAGCAGCAAATATCGTCTGAAAACAGTCATTTCAACTAAGGTCTGTCCGGACGACAACcaaaacaagaaaggaaaaagcCGCAATCAATGTAAAATTTGGGTGTTGAATGCTtgtatactaaaataataaaacatcatataaaagaAAGTGCTGGCCGTCTTCTAGTACCTGAACTAGATAGAGGCAATATAACATCTCTAGTCCATAATATGGCAATTGCATGTATGAATTCAAGGTATGCCGGTCTCAATCTCAGATGCTGAAAGCGAAAAGAAAAAGTTGCCCTAATATCAGTCTGTTTTCATAAATGGGAGTATGATTCGTCGATTTCCTACTAAATGCTTCTTTGCATTTACACTTATTAGG from the Vigna angularis cultivar LongXiaoDou No.4 chromosome 3, ASM1680809v1, whole genome shotgun sequence genome contains:
- the LOC108345420 gene encoding uncharacterized protein LOC108345420 isoform X1, which codes for MIYHIKYWLKGKIRPSLFHLFLRRIYCMRRWCGIMVGWGHRELKCDWTVLLMNTEENHLFHSMACGMIMKDVRMLSKLSPRTHVGCPVCSSSENLKVALSKRNRVVFGSIHERVRTVQSELVHIRQIRYGLEAFWAMWRCHHRILPEPLIKLLHANVLTYRDKVCEEVECGKGSCVVNTSYPLNFICECESGWTRTQDEDDDKFATSFLPCVIPQCSLNYGCQPAPPPVPEKSFPHNLSAFDPCYWAYCGEGKCVQNRTHTYACECSPNYFNLLNISVFPCYSECTLGSDCSKLGIKVADSTGNQDSSGSLFKGRLDWMIMLLMSTGMVMLS
- the LOC108345420 gene encoding uncharacterized protein LOC108345420 isoform X2, with the protein product MNTEENHLFHSMACGMIMKDVRMLSKLSPRTHVGCPVCSSSENLKVALSKRNRVVFGSIHERVRTVQSELVHIRQIRYGLEAFWAMWRCHHRILPEPLIKLLHANVLTYRDKVCEEVECGKGSCVVNTSYPLNFICECESGWTRTQDEDDDKFATSFLPCVIPQCSLNYGCQPAPPPVPEKSFPHNLSAFDPCYWAYCGEGKCVQNRTHTYACECSPNYFNLLNISVFPCYSECTLGSDCSKLGIKVADSTGNQDSSGSLFKGRLDWMIMLLMSTGMVMLS
- the LOC108345420 gene encoding uncharacterized protein LOC108345420 isoform X3, which encodes MLSKLSPRTHVGCPVCSSSENLKVALSKRNRVVFGSIHERVRTVQSELVHIRQIRYGLEAFWAMWRCHHRILPEPLIKLLHANVLTYRDKVCEEVECGKGSCVVNTSYPLNFICECESGWTRTQDEDDDKFATSFLPCVIPQCSLNYGCQPAPPPVPEKSFPHNLSAFDPCYWAYCGEGKCVQNRTHTYACECSPNYFNLLNISVFPCYSECTLGSDCSKLGIKVADSTGNQDSSGSLFKGRLDWMIMLLMSTGMVMLS
- the LOC108345420 gene encoding uncharacterized protein LOC108345420 isoform X4, with translation MGSCRLLGIMAMFLFLLFPLAAKGDNNITDSFLDKVCEEVECGKGSCVVNTSYPLNFICECESGWTRTQDEDDDKFATSFLPCVIPQCSLNYGCQPAPPPVPEKSFPHNLSAFDPCYWAYCGEGKCVQNRTHTYACECSPNYFNLLNISVFPCYSECTLGSDCSKLGIKVADSTGNQDSSGSLFKGRLDWMIMLLMSTGMVMLS